A single window of Nicotiana tomentosiformis chromosome 1, ASM39032v3, whole genome shotgun sequence DNA harbors:
- the LOC138907205 gene encoding uncharacterized protein has product MGHIQKFFPNGQQGSRAHPTPSMVITSVAPPPPKGNRSHSGRNAGKLPQTTVTSQGTHPRFYAMPTRPTVETSDVVVTCILTVCALDAYALMDPGFTFSYVTPYFALDFGIDQEQLLEPFYVSTPVGDFVIAYRVYRICLYKCYAILDCRAKVVKFEFPNEVTNITAEVVSIQFVPVVNMFPDIFPNELPGIPPDRVINFGIDVVPDTQPISTPLYRMAPAELRELKEKLKDLLDEGFIRPIVSP; this is encoded by the exons ATGGGTCATATCCAAAAGTTTTTCCCTAACGGACAACAGGGTTCGAGAGCTCACCCGACACCTTCTATGGTTATTACTTCGGTTGCACCGCCCCCACCTAAGGGTAATAGGTCCCATAGTGGGCGCAATGCAGGAAAGTTGCCGCAAACAACTGTTACTTCTCAGGGGACTCATCCTCGTTTCTATGCCATGCCTACTCGCCCTACTGTAGAGACTTCAGATGTCGTCGTCACATGTATACTTACTGTTTGTGCTCTAGATGCTTATGCTCTTATGGATCCTGGATTTACCTTTTCCTATGTTACTCCGTATTTTGCTTTAGATTTTGGGATAGATCAAGAACAACTACTTGAACCATTTTATGTGTCGACTCCGGTGGGAGATTTTGTTATTGCCTACCGTGTCTATAGGATCTGT TTATACAAGTGTTACGCCATTCTTGATTGTCGTGCTAAAGTGGTCAAGTTTGAGTTTCCTAATGA AGTCACTAACATAACTGCGGAGGTAGTTAGCATTCAGTTTGTGCCAGTTGTTAATATGTTTCCCGATATTTTTCCtaatgagcttccaggtattccaccAGATCGGGTCATCAACTTTGGGATAGATGTGGTGCCAGATACGCAGCCGATATCTACTCCCCTGTACCGAATGGCTCCAGCTGAGTTAAGAGAATTGAAGGAGAAACTGAAAGATTTATTGGATGAAGGATTTATTAGACCTATtgtatcgccttag
- the LOC138907206 gene encoding uncharacterized protein, whose protein sequence is METESEQKKAADTVPEQEMPGYAKMMKDLMSRKFDFQDLAMVTLTQTCSVVVIRPITEKLSDPGSFTITCTIGNYAFAKALCDLGASINLMPLTIYKRLGIGRARPTSMLLQLAAWIVKRPSGILDDVLVQVGKFVFPADFVILDCRVDEEIPIILGRPFLATGRALIDGETGELKMRLNDEEITFNVQKSMRRPSKFANCSLIEVVDMILEEEDETLNAKDPLVACLMNLEEMNGENLAEWILALEGRWYWKRELEFEPLHLEEKKTPPVKPSIEEPPQLELKPLPSHLRYAFLGPKSTLPVIISSSLLDVQVEQLL, encoded by the exons ATGGAAACTGAGTCAGAGCAAAAGAAGGCAGCAGATACAGTGCCAGAGcag gaaatgcctggttatgcaaaaatgatgaaggacttgatgtctcgtaagttTGACTTTCAAGACTTAGCCATGGTTACACTGACTCAAACATGTAGTGTTGTTGTGATAAGACCCATAACTGAGAAGTTATCTGatccagggagtttcacaatcacatgcacaataggcaactatgcatttgctaaggcactttgtgatttgggggcaagcataaacttgatgcccttgactatctacaaaaggttaggcattggaagagctagaCCCACGTCTATGTTATTACAGCTGGCCGCCTGGATagtgaagaggccctctggtatacttgatgatgtattagtacaGGTGGGGAAGTTTGTTTtcccagcagattttgtcattttagactgccgggttgacgaggagattcccataattttgggaaggccattcttggccactgggagagcCCTAATTGATGGTGAAACTGGAGAGCTAAAGATGAGATTGAACGATGAAGAGATAACGTTTAACGTGCAGAAATCTATGCGGCGACCCAGTAagtttgctaactgctctctgaTAGAAGTTGTTGATATGatcttggaggaggaagatgagactctgaatgcaaaagaccctctagtagcatgcctcatgaacttagaagaaatGAATGGTGAAAACTTGGCAGAGTGGATTTTGGCCCTTGAAGGGCGATGGTACTGGAAAAGAGAACTCGAATTCGAGCCCTTAcacttagaagaaaaaaaaacaccTCCAGttaagccgtcaattgaagagccaccacagttggaactAAAACCGTTACCGTCTCACCTCAGGTacgctttcttgggacctaaatccactttacctgttattatctcatctagtttgttagatgtgcaggtagAACAACTTTTGTAG